The sequence below is a genomic window from Candidatus Rokuibacteriota bacterium.
GGAGGCATCGGAAGGGGGGCGAAGCCCCCCTCCGAGTGATGAGCGTGGCTCTCCGATCCCGAACGCTCATCCTCGCCGCCCTCCTTGCCTGCGCCTTCCTCGGTCTCATCGCCCGGCTCGTCGTGCTCCAGGTGGTCAAGCACGAGAGCCTGACGCGCCTGGCCGAGCGCCAGCACTCGAAGACGATCGCGCTCAAGCCCAAACGCGGCTCGATCGTCGATCGCCACGGCCGGCCCCTGGCGGTGTCGAGCGCCGCGGAGTCGCTCTACGCGCTCCCCGCCCGGATCCCTGACCCCGAGCGGCTGGCCGCGAGCCTCGCACCGGTCCTGAACGAGTCGGCTGCCGACATCCACAAGCGCCTGGTCTCCGACAGGCCGTTCACGTGGGTGAGGCGGAAGCTCCCGCCGCCGGTGGCGCAGAGCGTGCGCGCCCTCGGCCAACCCGGGCTCGGGTTTGTCGAGGACTCGCTGCGCTTCTACCCGAACCGCGAGCTGGCCAGCCACCTCCTGGGCTTCGCGGGGGCGGACGGCCGCGGCCTCGAAGGAATCGAGCACGCCCTGGACGGCCACCTGGCGGGGCACCCCGGAGTGGGGCTCGTCGAGCGGGACGGGCTCGGACGCGAGCTGGGGCGGATGCCGGCGGTGTTGAGGCCCCCGACGCCGGGACGCGAGGTGCGCCTCACCCTCGACACGACGATCCAGTACCTCGTGGAGCGCGAGATCGAGACGGCGTGGCGCCGGACGCGGTCCAAGGCCGCCCTGGCCCTCGTCCTCGACCCGCGCACCGGCGAGGTCCTCGCGCTCGCCATGCGCCCGACCTTCAACCCCAACAACTTCGCCGCGGCCAGCAGCGCCGAGTGGCGGAATCGCGCCATCACGGATCCCTTCGAACCGGGCTCCACCTTCAAGGTGATCCTGGCCGCCGCGGCGCTCGAAGAAGGCGTGGCCCGCCCCACCGACCGCGTGTACGCGGAGGAAGGGGCCATCACGGTCGCCAGCAGCGTGATCCACGACTGGAAGCGCTACGGCTGGCTCACCTTCTCCGAGGTACTCCAGCACTCCTCCAACGTGGGCGCCATCAAGATCGGACTCGGCCTGGGCAAGGAGCGCTTCCATCGCTACATGGCCGGCTTCGGCTTCGGGAGCCTCACGGGCCTCGGCCTGCCGGGCGAGAGCCGGGGAAAGGTCCGACCTCCGGAGATCTGGTCCGGGCTCTCACTCGCGTCCATGTCCATCGGCCAAGAGGTGTCCGTGACGGCGATCCAGCTCGCCACCGCCTTCGGCGCCATCGCGAACGGCGGCCGGCTCCTGCGTCCCCAGGTCGTGCGGGCGGTGATCGATCCCGACGGGCGCGAGGTCCAGGAGCTCGAGCCCCGGGTGGTCCGGCAGGTGATCTCGCCGGTCACCGCCCGGACCCTCAGCGAGATCCTGACGCGCGTGGTCGCGGAGGGGACGGGCAGGCAGGCGGTGATGGCGGACTACGACGTCGCCGGCAAGACCGGCACCGCGCAGAAGCTCGACCCGACGACGCGACGCTATTCCCACGCGCCCGGGGTGCTCTCCTTCGTGGGTTTCGCGCCGGCAGAGGACCCTCGCTTTGTTATGCTGGTGCTCCTGGACGAGCCCCAGGCCGCGAAATGGGGGAGCGAGGCCGCGGCGCCGGTCTTCGCGGCGGTGGGCGGCCGCCTGCTCCGCTACCTCAACGTGCCGCCGCGCGACACGCCGCCGCTGCATATCGTCCGCGGGCCCTCGCCGGGACCCACCGTGCCGGGGTCGGGCGCGCAGGCAGCCCGGGTCCCTGACGGCGTCCCGGACCAGCCACGGATGCCGCAGCTCGTCGGGCAGCGTCTCCGCCCGGCGCTCGCGGCCCTGGCGCTCTACGGGGTAGAGGTGGAGCTACGAGGCCACGGTGTCGTGGTCGCCCAAGAGCCCGCCGCCGGCGCGGAGCTGGGGCCTGCAACCCTCTGCCGGCTCGAGCTGGCGGAGCCGACCGGCACGTGATCCCGAAATGAGCTTGCCAGGCGAACGACTCCGATGACACGTTAGATGGAGCGAATGATCTCCCTTGGGCGAACGGATCGTTCCGGTGCGGACGCTTCTTGACGCGCTCCCGGCGAAGGAGGTGCGGGGCCAGCTCCCAGCGACCGTCAGCGGTCTCGCGTACGACTCGCGCCGGGTGAAGCGCGGCGGCTGCTTCGTGGCTGTCCCCGGCCTGAGGGAGGATGGCAGGCGCTTCATCCCCGAGGCGGTGCAGCGCGGAGCCGGGCTCGTCGTGACCGAAGGGCACGATCCCCTGCCTGGCGCCGGCCCGGCCCGGGTCCTGGTTCCCTCGGCGCGTGAGGCCCTCGCCCGCCTGGCCGACGCCTACTTCGGCCACCCGTCGGGGAAGCTGCTCGTCGTCGGCATCACCGGCACCAACGGCAAAACCACGACGTCCTACCTGGTCGACGCGCTGCTCCGGGGCATGGGAATGAAGACCGGCGTCGTGGGGACGATCCAGTATCGGGTGGGCGACGAGGCCGTGTCGGCGGGCCAGACGACCCCCGAGGCGGTCGAGCTTCAGGCCCTCCTCGCGCGCATGGTGGAGTCAGGGGTGGGTGGCGTGGCGATGGAGGTCTCCTCCCACGCGCTGGCGCTCCACCGCGTGGACGCGATCGATTTCGACGTCGCGGTTTTCACGAACCTCACCCAAGACCACCTGGACTTTCACGGGACCCTCGCGGCCTACCGCGAGGCCAAGGCCCGGCTCTTCACGCTCCTCGCCGGCTCGCCGAAGCCGGGGCGGACCGCTGTCATCAACGCCGACGACCCGGCGGGCGCCTCCATGGTCGCGGGCTTCGCGCTGCCGACGCTGACCTTCGGGCTCGGCTCGGCGGCCCACGTCCGGGCGGTCCGCTTCGCGACGACCCTCGAGGGGACGGAGCTCGAGATCCAGACGCCCCGCGGCGCCTGCGCCCTCCGGTCCCCCCTCATCGGCGAGCCGAACGTGATGAACCTCCTGGCGGCGTGCGCCGTCGGCGTCGCGCTCGGGCTCGATCCCGGCTCGGTGGCGCGGTCGCTCGCGGGCGTCCG
It includes:
- a CDS encoding penicillin-binding protein, translating into MALRSRTLILAALLACAFLGLIARLVVLQVVKHESLTRLAERQHSKTIALKPKRGSIVDRHGRPLAVSSAAESLYALPARIPDPERLAASLAPVLNESAADIHKRLVSDRPFTWVRRKLPPPVAQSVRALGQPGLGFVEDSLRFYPNRELASHLLGFAGADGRGLEGIEHALDGHLAGHPGVGLVERDGLGRELGRMPAVLRPPTPGREVRLTLDTTIQYLVEREIETAWRRTRSKAALALVLDPRTGEVLALAMRPTFNPNNFAAASSAEWRNRAITDPFEPGSTFKVILAAAALEEGVARPTDRVYAEEGAITVASSVIHDWKRYGWLTFSEVLQHSSNVGAIKIGLGLGKERFHRYMAGFGFGSLTGLGLPGESRGKVRPPEIWSGLSLASMSIGQEVSVTAIQLATAFGAIANGGRLLRPQVVRAVIDPDGREVQELEPRVVRQVISPVTARTLSEILTRVVAEGTGRQAVMADYDVAGKTGTAQKLDPTTRRYSHAPGVLSFVGFAPAEDPRFVMLVLLDEPQAAKWGSEAAAPVFAAVGGRLLRYLNVPPRDTPPLHIVRGPSPGPTVPGSGAQAARVPDGVPDQPRMPQLVGQRLRPALAALALYGVEVELRGHGVVVAQEPAAGAELGPATLCRLELAEPTGT
- a CDS encoding UDP-N-acetylmuramoyl-L-alanyl-D-glutamate--2,6-diaminopimelate ligase, with amino-acid sequence MVPVRTLLDALPAKEVRGQLPATVSGLAYDSRRVKRGGCFVAVPGLREDGRRFIPEAVQRGAGLVVTEGHDPLPGAGPARVLVPSAREALARLADAYFGHPSGKLLVVGITGTNGKTTTSYLVDALLRGMGMKTGVVGTIQYRVGDEAVSAGQTTPEAVELQALLARMVESGVGGVAMEVSSHALALHRVDAIDFDVAVFTNLTQDHLDFHGTLAAYREAKARLFTLLAGSPKPGRTAVINADDPAGASMVAGFALPTLTFGLGSAAHVRAVRFATTLEGTELEIQTPRGACALRSPLIGEPNVMNLLAACAVGVALGLDPGSVARSLAGVRAVPGRFERVEVGQPFLVVVDYAHTPDALERVLFTARRLTPGRLGVVFGCGGDRDRGKRPRMGEIAARLADRAWITSDNPRSEPPQAIIDQILVGVRRAWPDPGRYATIRDRRAAIQDALAWARPGDTVVIAGKGHETYQLIGSEVLPFDDRAVARQILEARSP